The Pyrobaculum sp. 3827-6 genome has a segment encoding these proteins:
- the brxL gene encoding BREX system Lon protease-like protein BrxL: protein MTGGDIFAKIKRVFGDYAVDKKLLQEAVVSKLPGFVAEYLMTEFSLQYPSDWMNRLREFVKKHYFEASEKEYVKHLLVEEKRIKIIDELRIWVDLETGEHRAIIPSIGENDVRVPADIARSHPNTMITGMWGLIELEYSPETARTDQKGELLENPVMVVDFQPFQSPTSDPGILKEARREFSFEEWLDVLINTVGYNHNAYPTTERKLALLSRLLPLVEENVHLVEFGPRATGKTFIFRNASRYTRIIVGGMISPAALFYNLRSGIPGEIAVRDAVVFDEISRVRFPNPDEIVAKLKDFMESGHYERGKQKVTSGCSIVMLGNVEVEERGGVYVPVEDFTYILPQPMRDSALIDRIHGVVPGWILPKIRQASYHLSQGYGIALDYFSEAMHVMRKESLAGEVGRYLELSGAVSIRDEKAVRRMMSAFLKLLFPNLEFDKKELRVVVDFVVNMRQRVRDWLHRLSPGEFPREQMRYVIH from the coding sequence GTGACGGGGGGAGATATTTTTGCTAAGATTAAGAGGGTTTTTGGCGACTATGCTGTGGATAAAAAACTTCTGCAGGAGGCTGTGGTTTCTAAACTGCCTGGCTTCGTCGCCGAGTATTTAATGACGGAGTTTTCGCTACAGTACCCCAGCGACTGGATGAATAGACTTAGAGAATTTGTAAAGAAACATTATTTCGAGGCTAGCGAGAAGGAGTACGTCAAACACCTCCTAGTGGAGGAGAAGAGAATTAAGATTATAGACGAGTTGCGGATTTGGGTTGATCTAGAGACGGGGGAGCACAGAGCCATAATCCCCTCTATTGGGGAAAACGACGTGAGGGTGCCCGCCGACATAGCCAGAAGCCACCCCAATACGATGATCACCGGTATGTGGGGCTTGATCGAGCTGGAGTACTCCCCGGAGACCGCTAGGACTGATCAAAAAGGAGAGCTTTTAGAAAATCCCGTAATGGTAGTCGATTTTCAGCCTTTTCAAAGCCCCACGTCAGATCCGGGAATTTTGAAAGAGGCGAGGCGGGAGTTTTCATTTGAGGAGTGGCTCGACGTCTTAATTAACACAGTGGGTTATAACCACAACGCCTACCCCACTACTGAGAGGAAGCTGGCTCTACTTTCTAGACTGTTGCCGCTGGTGGAGGAGAATGTCCACCTTGTGGAGTTTGGCCCCAGAGCCACTGGCAAGACTTTTATTTTTAGAAACGCCAGTAGGTATACGAGGATAATTGTAGGCGGCATGATATCGCCAGCCGCCCTATTTTACAATTTAAGATCTGGAATACCTGGCGAAATTGCTGTTAGAGACGCCGTGGTTTTTGACGAGATCTCCAGAGTGAGATTCCCCAACCCAGACGAGATAGTGGCTAAGTTAAAGGATTTCATGGAGAGCGGCCATTACGAGAGAGGTAAGCAGAAGGTAACCTCTGGTTGCTCTATTGTTATGTTAGGCAATGTGGAGGTAGAGGAGAGGGGCGGTGTTTACGTGCCTGTGGAGGACTTTACCTACATACTGCCGCAGCCCATGCGAGACTCCGCCTTGATCGATAGAATACATGGAGTTGTCCCAGGCTGGATTCTTCCCAAAATTAGACAGGCCAGCTACCACCTCTCCCAAGGCTACGGCATAGCGCTAGACTACTTCTCAGAAGCTATGCACGTAATGAGGAAAGAAAGCTTAGCGGGGGAGGTGGGTAGGTATTTGGAGCTCTCAGGCGCCGTCTCTATTAGAGATGAGAAAGCCGTTAGGAGAATGATGAGCGCCTTTTTAAAATTATTATTTCCCAACTTAGAGTTTGACAAGAAGGAGCTGAGGGTAGTTGTAGATTTTGTGGTAAATATGAGACAGAGAGTAAGAGACTGGCTACACAGACTATCCCCCGGCGAGTTTCCAAGAGAACAAATGAGATACGTAATACACTAA